TCAATAGGTAGCAGCATCACACAGGGGAAATAAAAGCTTATCAAAACCCACCAAATCGATCTCATCTAGCAAATGGATAAAATAGACCACGACTCATATAAGAATAAAACCTCAACATGAGCTAAAGATAGTATCCAACACCCAAATTCATTTAAAGAAGATTACTTGTTGAATACACATCACCCATATTCAGATCTAGAAAATCAAGACTACATAAGAAGCAAGAAAACATGAAACATATATAAGAGCAATTCAACTAACACATAATCTCAACTTAAGCTACCAAATTGAATCAAAATCTCAAACCCCACCATATTCACATCAAGaagacaaaaaaatgaaacataaaGACCAATTCAACTAACACAGAATCTCAAACTGAATCGTTCAGATAGTTATACCTGACTAGGAGGCAAGGAAGTGATGTGATACTCGTGCATGACCCAAGGAGTCCAAGCACCATTAGTTGATTTACCTTCATAGTAGACAAGCGTCTTCTTGATCCCGATCTCAACACCCTTGTCCCTGATCTTCCGATCAACACCAGTAGCTTTCCAGAACCCAGAAGGTGTTGTCCTCTTCGTTCCCTTCTTCTTCTCAGATACGTGGTACTCCCTTCGACAGAAGAAGTACCATACAAGATCCTTTTAGTCCAGCTTCGATAACGCTGCAaccaaaaaaaagtcaaaactaGAAATGATTCGTGATTGATCTTTGAAGTTGAGAAAGAGAGGATGAAGTTACCAGGCAAGAACTTTGGATCGTGAGCACAGATGTTGATCTCGTTAATTGCTTCGTCGACAAGCCATGGTTTATCAAGAACCTTGTTCTTGAGGTAATGGTTGATCAGTTCCTGTCCCGTAGGACTAAACCTAAACCCCACcggtttcttcttcatttttacaCGCAAAATACAGATCTGtaatcaaaacaataaaaaactaGGGTTTGAGAGAGAAGGGTTTCTTTCTATccggtttttttttgttcctctATATTTTCGTTTCTTGAAATACAAGTGGTCTTTCTTTGGGGGGTCGACCTTTATTTATACACAACCTCCGTTTCGCGTCTTTcacattaataaaacaaaaataaacaaattaagtTCGGTAATTTCTCAGAAGGACGTGGGCGACTTCAATCACCTTGCCGACATGTAGATTCTTAAGCGCAGCTAACCTTGTTAGtgtgtctttttattttaattatttttagtttatttgtgttttgtttttgtcttaataaaattttttaattctcacatttatttaaaagttatttttttggaaaagtatcaaatttattagagaaataatgTGAATAGTTTTGTTTTTGGCAAATGTCAAAAGTTTGTtatagattttcttttttttctcttgtttacactatgtttttttgtgtgtgtaaaagAGTTGTTTACACTATGTTATTTTCATCTATTTATAAGGATTAGCAATCATATTCTTACTCTTATCATTGCGCTAGGTTTTATGGGAGTGATtatctttcttcattttctctcattaccattttatttatttctctgATTTACTCTAAAAGTTATTAGTCACACTTCCTCAAACGCTGacaaaagaaattgaaaaccGAAAACAAAAGATTTCTCTAACGACAATGACAAATTATATTCTTTTTGACTGCACTGAATGTGGCAGATTACTGATGTTTCACAATGAAGTTTTTGGGAACTCCAAACCTAGGTTTAGGTTTCGAATGGTTACACCGTTATTAATAGCAACAAAAATTTTACATATAGtacatatgtatttatatgtttcaTTACACTGTAATTATTTTGCAGTCATGTATGTTATCAGCAAATCctaaattgtttattttaaaaagcttCAAACCATTCCTTTTTCCTGTAATAACTCCACCATTGATGGAAACGTCAACATAGCCATTGGCGGAGCCACATGCATTAAGATGAAGACTACTAAACCCaacaatattttgaaaattagtgtaagttattaaattataatctgtGTGCGTcccattcaaaaaaaaaaaaaaattaccccCATATCTTTGTTTAAATCcacttaaaattttagaaaacattatatttaaGTCCACTTAATATTTATGCCCCCACTTAATATATCTGCAATAACCAGGCTTGTAATAATTAATTGATTTAGTTTTTAccttttaaagaaaatatcacATACGTGCCTTCCTCAGCCAacattgaaagtttttaaaaacgTTGTATGCCCTCCTGTTAGAAATTTTTCTAATAATCTGAAATGGTATATGAGTGAAATGACGAGTGCTAAGTTAGCATTGGATATAGCTAGACTCTGAAGCACGTGCGGGAGCCATCATTTTTATCCGCCTTAGATACAGAAATTAAGAAACATAAGACCATCGGatggtttactctattttttcttctaaaatagagtaactctataacAGAGTTAGATgttgctccaatggtactctattttacagtgaaaaatagagtgatgaacaaaaaataaaaatattaccctatatatagagtaaaaaataggtttttACACTATTATAAAgtagaaaatagagtaccattggagcattttcagtCTAAACTCTATCTTAGAAGAGAAAATAGAGCGGAGATTGAAGATGCCATAGCTTCTCAATCGCGGTTGAACCCTGTGCGTCGATCTCTTTCcattttattcttatttttgtgatatatttattcttagtaaatatatttttttttggtctaatcTTAGTAGATATTTTGCTTACTATTATGCACACCTCAAGCTGATAAACtccaatttctttttaaaaaattatcagATGTATTAGGGAAATAGTGTCAAAAGTTTAATATTGATCTGTTTTACTAATCTATTAAGCTCTACAGTAATAAGGTTAAACGAACTTTAGTTACTttgaaaactttatttttattatatgcccAAACACTAACAAATGAAACTGAGAACataaaagaataaagaaaacaaaagttttctCCAACGACAGCGACAAAATAGATTTTCTGATGGTTCAGTATGAAAACTTTTGGGAACTTCGAATTCAAGTAGTTGTACTCGCAGATTTTGTTTtaaccaaagatttttagaCTTTATTGTATATTCCGTTGTGTTTATATATTCTTAAGAATAGAagcaaaaaaactatttatatctGTTGCacttataactttttttaagaGGGTAATTGAACTATTGCTTTGAATATATTACGATCtccaataaaaaaatgataCGGTTAAGTGTTTAACTGGACGGTATATCTAGCCCAACTATTAGACCTGGGCATAAAATCTGGAACCCgaaattcgaaccgaaaaatctgaCCCGTTATCCGACCCGAAACGTAAAAATATCTGAACGGGTTTCGTAGGAAGAAggtacaaaaaatatccgaactggaagtgttattaaccgaacccaaacgggtaacccgaaaaatccgaaattaatagtcaatataaatgttttgaaatatatataagtattccaattattaaattcaatatttgtaataatattatatataataataaatattaaaattctaataaatgctttaagtacacaattagttataaataagtattttataatttgctcattgaaataaaaagtctactctctataaggcaatacatattgtttacaaatgatgtttgttttcatgcttgatttaacattttattgttattttatcaattttatatgtgatagattaatttttatttaatttagatatttttctttatgttttacttcaaaaaatttgttttttactttggttatatcTGAACCaaaccgatataacccgaatccgtacgatatatgattactttatgggttttatgatgcaatacaattttgaactgaacccgaagtgttattatccgaacccaacccgtactaataaaattttagtatgagaCCTAAAAGcgtaaacccgaaaatccgaaaatccaaaaaaccTGACCCGAATGCCAACAGGTACCTGAACGCCCAGGCTTACCAACTATTATTAGTGGAAAATGTGTTACTCCTAGCAATCaggtaaaattatattttcttatatttactttaattactattcaatcaaaaaaaaaacttacactcATCCTTGAGCTACATTTTATGAGAGAATAACTCTGTTTCATTTTTCCGAATTTTCGCTTTTTTAGTTTCTCTCATTTCCACTTTATTTGTTCTTTTCACTTATTCCAAAAGTTTCCAGTCACACTctaaatacattttaattttatctcgATAATagattagtattgtttttgcTGTTAATGGAGTGTTAAATTATTGAGCGCTTTTGCTAAGAAAAAGTTATTGAACggtttagccaaaaaaaaagttattgaaCGCTCATTTTTAATTTGCAAGCATCttctgaaaaatattatttttccgtACAGTCGTCGTAACGATAATGACGTAGGCCAAGAAACGTCATTacttttatttccttttctttcgtCGGCTATTATCATTACTTTCTCTATATTTTTCGGTACCGTCGTCGTAACAATTACCATTACTTTCTCTATACTAACCACCGTGACTCGAATCAAACACGACCAAAATTGTTGAAATCTTGATGACTTATATTGAGAAGAAAGTGTGAAGTTCTGCAAACAATGCATGTAACCTACAGATTTGGTTTGGGGTAAaaacttcaaacaaaaataaacacaaaactTGGGTGAAGACACAGCAGCTTTCATCATAAGAAGAACCTCCTCCTGCTTGTGTCCATTTCAGGCTGTAATGAAAACACaaaacatgaaagataaaaaattaaatacttaCCAAAAGTaacaacaacatcaaagcacataataataataatataatcttatggtgatttttttttaccttatgAACCCATTCAAACTCTCCGCCTTTGGTGTCGAAGGTTCCATGCTGTAACGTAACTAGCTTAAGCGTGAATCTAGGACCACATTCCTGCACATAGATTCCAACATTCatgggatatatatatataaactgatAGATCCTAAACACAAAAGAGAGGTGAATCTTTAGATATGCTAACCTGAAGACGAGGCTTCACTCTCTCTTTAGCAACACCGTCTTTCCCTTTGGCACCACTTTGTTTGTCTTCCTTTACGTCGAATATGTAACTACGCCAAAACAGAATTGCAATCTTGTTCAATACATGTTTTAGGAGAATCTAGAAGAGTAGGTTGAAGCAATGTTTACCGATGGTGTCTGAAAAATATAAAGTCACGCTGGTTGTGGAACGTTACAACTCTCCTACCACGGAAGTTAGGTTCTTGAGGAAACAGTGACTGAAAAAACCTGAGAGAGAAAACAGAAACATAACATTAGCAACAAGAGATCAAAGACAATAATGAACTCAACACCACTTTCAGACACTATAGTTTACCTCCCAACACGGTTTCCTAAACGAGTTGTGAAGTTATTTAAAACCAGCTCCGGTTCATGGCTTGTAGGGTTTCCATGGTTCTGCAATTAAAATCAACTACTCACTAATCCACACTCTTACTTGTAGAGAAGAGAAGACAAAATGTGTGTTTGGTAACATACCTTAATATCCTTCCTTAGAACAAGATTTGACAACTTGAAATGAGCAGTAGGACCGTTCGGCAACCCAATGATAAGGAGCGCATCTacatcatttttataaaaaatcttgAAACAAACCATGTAAAGAGTGATAACAGAACATAAAACTTAGAAGAGTGAAAAGCTAACCAGGCTCTCTGCGATTAGTATGGACTACAATAAGAGATGTGTAATCTTTCTTCTTTGCGTACTCTACAATCTGCATAGCCATATATCTAAAAGGTTATACACTGATACACATAGTTgcaaagagatgaactttctaCAAGAAGTCTCTACTACTAATAGTATTTTACCTTCTTCAAATCATAAGTTCCTCTCTTGCGATAATCAGAGTTCGGTATCACTGACTGCAACTCCGATATAAACGCAGGTCCTCTCTGCAATAACACAAACGAATCAAAACAGCTCGAACACAAAAATTACATGAAGCAAAAATCACAACAAAACTATATGAGACAGTGGATGGTTACATTATAAGTTTTGTCTCAGCAATAAACATATAACacataaataaatcaaaccAGCCCCAGCACAACATTACACGAAGCAAATATCACAACAAAACATACAATAAGACTTGTGACTTATGAGACAATGGTAGGTTATAGTATAGTTCTGCCTCTGCGATTCGCATATAACACATAAACTAATCAAAACAGCTCCAAACAACATTacacgaaacaaaaaaaaatcacaacaaaACTAAATGCGTGATGAGACTAGTATAGTTTTGTCTCTGTAATGCACATATAAAACATAGACGAATCAAAACAGCTCTAACACAACATTacatgaaccaaaaaaaaatcacaaaaaacaaactaaacaatGTGTTATGAGGCAATAGTAGGTTATAAGTATACGTTCTGTCTCTGCAATGCACATATAACACATAAACGAATCAAAACTAACTAAATAGACTATACAACAGCTTATGAGACAATGTGGTGGGGTTAGGTCTAGAGAAAACGACTTACAGTGGAGTTGAAACGACACGTAGTGATCAAAACCTTAGGAGTAACCTCACGTCTCAGGACTGGATTAAACTCATCAGCATCGATATCCGCAAACAACTGCAACCATTgaaaaagatcaaaactttgaacattgaaacaaaaaaaaaaaaaaaaaaaaaaggagaaaactttaCTTCTTCATCATCAGGTCTGCAAACAGTCTCATCAGCTTCCCTCGTATTCTCAATCGTCTTCGGCACCATCTTCTGCGGAGGCTGCAAACGAAAACACGAAACGACGACGTTTTAGATTCCCAAAATCAAATAACAATCTCAAGATCGAGAGCTCGTTTACCTCTTCGCCAAGCTCGAGAGCTTGCTTCTCGGCGGCGTCGCGAGCCTTGATCTTCTTCTGCTTCTCGACTTTCTTCTCGTGTTTCTGCTTCGCGTAGACTTTCGCTCTCTTGTCTTTGTTCTTTATCATCGACGGTAGTATCACGTTCCTCCTCTCCGCCGTGTTGAAGCTCGGTCTTCCGCGAACTTCCGATTCCATTTCCTCGCCCTCGCCGTCCCCCTTCTTCCTCTTGAAACCCATTTTTTTTCACAGTCGATTGAAGGTTCTTCTCTctcgttgatttggtggaaacGGCGAGCGAAAGAAAGAATGAAGACGACGGCGATAAGACTTTAGGGTTTATCGATTGAAAACTGAGAATCAATGGGCCTAAACTTGAGCCCATTACTATAGTTAAACGGGCCtggttttttaaaataattatttgtcaTTTGGGTATTGATTCGGTTCAAATTGGTTGTTTCGGGTGAAATTTGGTTCGAGCAATATTCAGTTTGGTTTAGTTCGGTTGGCATAACAAAATTAGAAAACTAACTCATAtccaaaataattttagatTCATTTTGGTTTACGGACTATTTTAAATAACTCACATAAAATGT
This genomic stretch from Brassica napus cultivar Da-Ae chromosome C9, Da-Ae, whole genome shotgun sequence harbors:
- the LOC106426594 gene encoding ribosome production factor 1, translated to MGFKRKKGDGEGEEMESEVRGRPSFNTAERRNVILPSMIKNKDKRAKVYAKQKHEKKVEKQKKIKARDAAEKQALELGEEPPQKMVPKTIENTREADETVCRPDDEELFADIDADEFNPVLRREVTPKVLITTCRFNSTRGPAFISELQSVIPNSDYRKRGTYDLKKIVEYAKKKDYTSLIVVHTNRREPDALLIIGLPNGPTAHFKLSNLVLRKDIKNHGNPTSHEPELVLNNFTTRLGNRVGRFFQSLFPQEPNFRGRRVVTFHNQRDFIFFRHHRYIFDVKEDKQSGAKGKDGVAKERVKPRLQECGPRFTLKLVTLQHGTFDTKGGEFEWVHKPEMDTSRRRFFL